In a genomic window of Roseiflexus castenholzii DSM 13941:
- a CDS encoding VOC family protein produces the protein MSEQGWQEFLSAEGIDDWVVLHGGATAVFRVGSLSEAVRLAEAIAGITGLEDSGVVMTIANDHLTVRLTRDIWRLEPRHIELARAISAIAQEHHVPADRAAVQEVQVAIAAKRDEIDVNFWRAVLGYVPAADDNAVDPLGHGSTVWMQELDESKPLRHAMHIDVSVAREQAMVRLQAALAAGGRIVDDSHAPSHWTLADRAGNRVCIAAWPDGSTRRLSSGSE, from the coding sequence ATGAGTGAACAAGGTTGGCAAGAGTTTCTTTCCGCTGAAGGAATAGACGATTGGGTCGTGCTCCACGGAGGAGCGACGGCTGTCTTTCGTGTCGGGTCCCTGAGCGAAGCCGTGCGGTTAGCCGAAGCAATCGCAGGGATTACCGGTCTTGAGGATTCGGGGGTCGTGATGACGATAGCGAATGACCATCTCACTGTTCGGCTGACGCGCGATATCTGGCGCCTCGAGCCGCGACACATTGAGTTGGCGCGGGCCATCTCTGCTATCGCGCAGGAGCATCATGTGCCCGCAGATCGTGCCGCTGTTCAGGAGGTGCAGGTTGCAATCGCGGCGAAGCGCGATGAGATAGATGTCAACTTCTGGCGCGCCGTGCTGGGCTACGTGCCGGCGGCTGACGACAATGCGGTAGACCCCCTTGGACATGGATCGACCGTCTGGATGCAGGAGCTCGACGAGAGCAAGCCCTTGCGTCACGCGATGCACATCGATGTGTCGGTTGCGCGTGAGCAGGCCATGGTACGACTGCAAGCAGCGCTTGCAGCGGGTGGACGCATTGTTGACGACTCTCATGCGCCCTCGCACTGGACGCTCGCCGACCGCGCGGGCAACCGCGTCTGTATCGCTGCGTGGCCTGATGGGTCCACCCGGAGACTATCGAGCGGCTCCGAATAG
- a CDS encoding NAD(P)/FAD-dependent oxidoreductase: MHVLIIGAGLAGLTCGRILDSLGVRVTLVEASDGIGGRVRSDYADGFTFDRGFQVLFEAYPAARRHLDLDALHLRRFDPGAIICLAGKRFVLTDPLRDQAAALDAALTPIIPPLDKLRVLLLAQRLRRQLIDEVLAGDDETTLAYLRRSGFSEQTINHFFRPFYGGIFLDRSLRTSAKCFRFDFKMLSEGAAALPAHGMGAIAGQLGDALLERGLIRLHTPVAELITNNGRVTGARLASGEELFADAVVVATPAPEAARLSSLPMPQGALQTITLYFGGSQPVYRGRKIALNAAPDALINNAQMISNVAPEYAPTGRHLLSATVLGASPLSDDDLFRAALADLRRMFAGDADALAALEGYQPLRVYRVAYAQFPQAPGIHPLLPDNRSGRPGLYFAGEFTEASSLNAAMISGEKCAAAVIEERQASRF, encoded by the coding sequence ATGCACGTGCTGATCATCGGCGCGGGTCTGGCCGGGCTGACCTGCGGGCGCATTCTCGATTCACTCGGTGTGCGCGTCACTCTTGTGGAAGCGAGCGACGGCATCGGCGGGCGTGTGCGCTCCGATTACGCCGACGGGTTCACGTTCGACCGCGGGTTTCAGGTGTTGTTCGAGGCGTATCCGGCGGCGCGCCGTCACCTCGATCTCGACGCGCTGCACCTGCGGCGTTTCGATCCCGGAGCGATCATCTGCCTTGCGGGGAAGCGCTTCGTTCTGACCGATCCGCTCCGCGATCAGGCAGCGGCGCTCGATGCCGCGCTCACGCCGATTATTCCGCCTCTTGACAAATTGCGGGTGTTGCTGCTCGCGCAGCGCCTGCGTCGTCAGTTGATCGACGAGGTGCTGGCGGGCGACGACGAAACAACGCTGGCGTATCTCCGCCGCTCCGGGTTCAGCGAGCAGACGATCAATCACTTCTTTCGACCGTTCTACGGCGGGATTTTCCTTGATCGCAGCCTGCGCACCAGCGCCAAGTGCTTTCGCTTCGACTTCAAGATGCTCAGCGAGGGCGCTGCGGCGCTTCCGGCGCACGGCATGGGCGCGATTGCCGGTCAACTCGGCGATGCGCTCCTGGAGCGCGGTCTGATCCGACTGCATACACCGGTTGCCGAACTCATCACCAACAATGGACGGGTGACCGGCGCGCGGTTGGCGTCTGGAGAAGAACTGTTTGCCGACGCGGTTGTTGTGGCGACTCCCGCCCCCGAAGCGGCGCGTTTGAGCAGTCTGCCGATGCCACAGGGCGCATTGCAGACGATCACGCTCTACTTCGGCGGAAGCCAACCGGTTTATCGCGGGCGCAAGATCGCACTGAACGCCGCTCCCGATGCGCTGATCAACAATGCGCAGATGATCAGCAATGTCGCGCCGGAGTATGCGCCGACAGGGCGCCATCTGCTCAGTGCGACGGTGCTCGGCGCCAGCCCGTTGAGCGATGATGATCTCTTCCGCGCCGCGCTCGCCGATCTGCGTCGCATGTTTGCCGGCGACGCCGACGCGCTGGCGGCGCTCGAAGGGTATCAACCATTGCGCGTGTACCGCGTTGCTTACGCACAGTTCCCGCAGGCGCCGGGCATCCATCCATTGCTGCCCGACAATCGCAGCGGACGACCGGGGCTGTATTTCGCCGGCGAGTTTACCGAAGCCAGCAGCCTGAATGCTGCCATGATCAGTGGTGAAAAGTGCGCAGCGGCAGTGATAGAGGAGCGACAGGCATCCCGTTTCTAG
- a CDS encoding four helix bundle protein: protein MQNDECGMQRGSMEQKRDILERTKAFALRIIRLYSALPQKTEAQVLGKQVLRSGTSVGAQLREGKRSRSDVEMISKTESALQELEETAYWLELLAESGIVKAELLADLQRETDELTAILVTSVKTLKSRKAK from the coding sequence ATGCAGAATGATGAATGCGGAATGCAGAGAGGAAGCATGGAGCAGAAACGGGATATTCTGGAGAGAACGAAGGCGTTTGCCTTGCGCATTATCCGCTTATATAGCGCCTTACCTCAGAAGACAGAGGCGCAGGTCCTGGGGAAGCAAGTGTTGCGCTCCGGCACGTCGGTGGGCGCGCAATTGCGCGAGGGCAAGCGCAGCCGCTCGGATGTAGAGATGATCAGCAAGACCGAAAGCGCGCTCCAGGAACTCGAAGAAACGGCCTATTGGCTGGAATTGCTCGCCGAATCCGGCATTGTGAAAGCCGAATTGCTCGCCGATCTGCAACGCGAAACAGACGAACTCACAGCTATCCTTGTTACCAGCGTCAAAACCCTGAAATCGCGGAAAGCCAAATGA
- a CDS encoding site-specific DNA-methyltransferase, producing MKTITLEKFQSLLRELFQFDCADLDFGIYRIMNLKRAVIERFIAEDLPKEIAEELQRGAFAEQERAQQTLKEVRQKLLDVLGEDALDANGNLAEKYRETRAGREYLEAQAKAAGGRSAEALEADVYNRLYAFFSRYWQEGDFISKRRYSKKERYAIPYNGEEVYLYWANHDQYYVKTGEYFTDYTYQAPNGVTVQFKLKQADVEQNNVKGEKRFFLPRLDEISWDEPARLLTIPFEFRPLTEQENIAFGQKNQQESIIAKAVAEIPKRVQAADALAALLAERRKTEKGETVTCLEHHLRQYTRRNTSDFFIHKDLRGFLSRELDFYLKNEVLNLDEMEAAGEGLAEGWFQLMRLIKRIGLKIVEFLAQIEDFQKALWEKKKFVTETFYVVAVGNIPEAFYPEVAANDPQWEEWEQLGMVNAECRKMTAEERSSFLMHHSSLPLDTRHFPPEFTDRLLASFQNLDEMTDGLLVHSENWQALNLLQEKYRERVKCIYIDPPYNTGNDEFLYKDSYQHSCWLSMMSQRLSLSSSYLESQGCLFISIDDIEFPALRYMLQHLFREDTIISELVWKKRSGGDMTAGRGARLSVDHDYVVAALTEGASGFSGLPISEEDYTNPDNDPDGPWTTGDLTCNKTAEERPNLFYDLIDPTTGNVFKCNPKRVWAYEPEKMKQFIERTVNGRWLPKVLFPSDPTKRPKLKVFLKERERATRLFSSWMEEVPLNAKATRLLDNILGQRVLLYPKPVELIESLARQTLMNEADVVLDYFAGSGTTGHAVINLNRKDGGRRKFILVEMAQYFDTVLLPRIKKVTFTPEWKDGKPRRMATAEEAARSPRIVKVIRLESYEDALNNLTFDEESGQQALDLFGQEYLLSYMLKWETRRSETLLNVAQLQSPFSYKLHIHRDGETREQPVDLPETFAYLLGLDVQTRKVYRNDERRMMNDESHHSSFITHHSYLVYRGALRDGRSVAVIWRETKGWTTEDYRRDAAFVSEQKLAEGADEVWVNGDALIPGARSLDPIFKERMMNAE from the coding sequence ATGAAAACAATAACCTTAGAAAAATTCCAATCCCTCCTGCGTGAGCTGTTCCAGTTCGACTGCGCCGACCTCGATTTCGGCATCTATCGCATCATGAACCTCAAACGGGCGGTCATTGAGCGTTTCATCGCTGAAGACCTGCCCAAGGAGATTGCCGAAGAACTCCAGAGAGGCGCATTTGCTGAACAGGAACGGGCGCAACAGACCCTGAAAGAAGTCCGGCAGAAGCTGCTCGATGTCCTGGGCGAGGACGCGCTGGACGCAAACGGCAATCTGGCCGAGAAGTATCGCGAGACGAGAGCGGGCCGGGAATACCTGGAGGCGCAAGCCAAAGCCGCGGGCGGCCGCTCCGCCGAGGCGCTGGAAGCGGACGTATACAACCGCCTCTACGCCTTTTTCAGCCGCTACTGGCAGGAAGGCGACTTTATCTCCAAGCGCCGCTACTCGAAAAAGGAACGCTACGCCATCCCCTACAACGGCGAGGAAGTCTATCTCTACTGGGCCAACCATGACCAGTACTATGTCAAAACCGGCGAGTATTTCACTGACTATACCTACCAGGCGCCCAACGGCGTCACCGTGCAGTTCAAACTCAAGCAAGCCGATGTGGAGCAGAACAACGTCAAGGGCGAAAAGCGCTTCTTCCTGCCGCGCCTGGACGAAATCAGTTGGGACGAGCCCGCCCGTCTGCTCACGATTCCCTTTGAGTTCCGTCCGCTCACCGAGCAGGAAAACATCGCCTTTGGACAGAAGAACCAGCAGGAGTCCATCATCGCCAAGGCGGTCGCCGAGATTCCGAAGCGCGTCCAGGCTGCCGACGCCCTGGCCGCGCTGCTCGCTGAACGCCGCAAGACCGAAAAAGGCGAGACCGTCACCTGCCTGGAGCACCACCTGCGCCAGTACACTCGCCGCAACACGTCCGACTTTTTTATCCACAAGGACCTGCGCGGCTTTCTTTCGCGCGAACTGGACTTTTACCTCAAGAATGAAGTGCTCAACCTGGACGAGATGGAAGCCGCTGGCGAGGGGCTGGCCGAAGGCTGGTTTCAACTCATGCGCCTCATCAAGCGCATTGGCCTGAAGATCGTCGAGTTTCTCGCGCAGATTGAAGACTTCCAGAAGGCGCTGTGGGAGAAGAAAAAGTTCGTCACCGAGACCTTTTACGTGGTCGCCGTGGGCAACATTCCCGAAGCCTTCTACCCGGAAGTCGCCGCCAATGACCCGCAGTGGGAAGAGTGGGAACAATTAGGAATGGTGAATGCTGAATGCAGAAAGATGACTGCGGAAGAGCGCTCATCATTCCTCATGCATCATTCCTCATTGCCTTTGGACACGCGCCACTTCCCGCCGGAGTTCACCGACCGCCTGCTGGCGTCTTTTCAGAACCTGGACGAGATGACCGACGGCCTCCTGGTGCACTCCGAAAACTGGCAGGCGCTGAACCTCTTGCAGGAGAAGTACCGCGAGCGGGTGAAGTGCATTTACATTGATCCGCCGTATAACACCGGGAACGATGAGTTTCTCTACAAGGATAGTTACCAGCACTCCTGTTGGCTCAGTATGATGTCTCAACGCCTTTCTTTATCATCAAGTTATTTGGAAAGCCAAGGATGCCTATTCATCAGCATAGACGATATAGAGTTTCCCGCGCTGAGATATATGCTGCAACATCTATTCAGGGAGGACACTATCATTTCGGAACTGGTTTGGAAAAAACGTAGCGGCGGTGACATGACAGCCGGGCGAGGGGCACGGCTTTCCGTCGATCACGATTACGTAGTTGCAGCGTTAACCGAGGGCGCTTCTGGCTTTTCTGGTTTGCCTATTAGTGAGGAAGATTACACTAATCCCGATAATGACCCAGATGGCCCTTGGACCACTGGCGATTTGACGTGCAATAAAACTGCCGAAGAAAGACCCAATCTCTTTTACGATCTTATTGACCCTACAACAGGAAACGTGTTCAAGTGCAATCCTAAGCGGGTTTGGGCATACGAACCCGAGAAGATGAAGCAGTTCATCGAAAGAACCGTTAATGGGAGATGGCTGCCGAAGGTGCTATTCCCAAGCGATCCAACAAAACGTCCAAAGCTGAAGGTTTTTCTTAAAGAGCGCGAGAGAGCAACAAGACTGTTCTCTTCTTGGATGGAAGAGGTGCCGCTGAATGCTAAGGCAACGAGATTACTTGATAATATCCTCGGTCAGAGGGTGCTCCTTTATCCAAAGCCAGTTGAATTAATCGAGAGTCTTGCCAGACAAACCTTGATGAATGAGGCAGATGTGGTTCTTGATTACTTCGCCGGCTCCGGCACGACCGGACACGCGGTTATCAACCTGAACCGCAAGGACGGCGGCAGGCGCAAGTTCATCCTGGTGGAGATGGCGCAGTACTTCGACACTGTGCTCCTGCCGCGCATCAAGAAGGTCACCTTCACGCCGGAGTGGAAGGACGGCAAGCCCAGGCGCATGGCCACCGCCGAGGAAGCCGCGCGCTCCCCGCGCATCGTCAAGGTCATCCGGCTGGAGTCCTACGAGGACGCGCTTAACAACCTGACCTTTGATGAGGAAAGCGGCCAGCAGGCGCTCGATCTGTTCGGCCAAGAGTACCTCCTTTCCTACATGCTCAAGTGGGAGACGCGCCGCAGCGAGACCCTGCTCAACGTGGCGCAGTTGCAGTCGCCGTTCTCTTACAAACTCCACATCCACCGCGACGGCGAAACCCGCGAGCAGCCGGTGGACCTGCCCGAAACCTTCGCCTACCTGCTGGGGCTGGACGTGCAGACGCGCAAGGTGTATCGAAATGATGAACGCAGAATGATGAATGATGAATCTCATCATTCATCATTCATCACTCATCATTCCTACCTGGTTTATCGCGGGGCGCTGCGCGATGGCCGCAGCGTGGCCGTCATCTGGCGCGAGACCAAAGGCTGGACAACGGAAGACTACCGGCGCGACGCCGCCTTCGTCTCCGAACAGAAACTGGCTGAGGGCGCGGATGAGGTCTGGGTCAACGGCGATGCGCTTATCCCCGGCGCGCGCTCGCTGGATCCCATTTTCAAGGAAAGAATGATGAATGCAGAATGA
- a CDS encoding PQQ-dependent sugar dehydrogenase has product MRFILILIVLAALTGCGMRLNSAPANERPVGTLIPTSATTPAPAAPVATAVAGTPAQPPAAPTSVPTQPPPATPESASTQPAAPTSVPTQPLPAPAQPEPPTASQMPQIALQQIVDGFDRPLHITHAGDGSGRLFVVEKVGRIRIVRNGQALPEPFLDITDRVGSRANEQGLLSVAFHPRYRENGWLFVNYTDTEGNTVVSRFSAEGDRADPSSEEVALTIEQPFANHNGGLIVFGPDGMLYVGMGDGGSAGDPLGAGQDRWTLLGKILRINVDTLPYTIPPDNPWADGSGGRQEVWILGVRNPWRFSFDRATGDLFVADVGQNRLEEVHMLPAGKSAGANLGWNIMEGNECFRRNDCDRRALDLPIDVYPHSLGCSVTGGHVYRGAAFPALQGVYVFGDFCSGRIWGLRPSASGWERTELWQSNIQIAAFGEDEAGELYVAGYNNGVLYRIVVE; this is encoded by the coding sequence ATGCGATTCATTCTGATCCTGATTGTCCTCGCTGCGCTTACCGGTTGCGGTATGCGTTTGAACAGCGCGCCGGCGAACGAAAGACCGGTTGGAACCCTGATCCCGACTTCGGCGACAACACCGGCGCCGGCAGCGCCGGTTGCGACTGCGGTTGCCGGCACACCGGCACAGCCGCCTGCCGCGCCGACGAGCGTCCCCACACAACCCCCGCCTGCCACGCCCGAAAGCGCGTCCACACAGCCTGCCGCACCGACGAGCGTCCCCACGCAACCCCTGCCGGCGCCTGCGCAGCCGGAACCGCCGACGGCGTCGCAGATGCCGCAAATTGCGCTCCAGCAGATTGTTGATGGCTTTGACCGTCCGCTGCACATCACGCATGCGGGTGACGGCAGCGGGCGATTGTTCGTCGTTGAAAAAGTCGGACGCATCAGGATTGTGCGCAATGGGCAAGCGTTGCCTGAGCCGTTCCTGGACATTACCGACCGGGTTGGGTCGCGCGCCAATGAGCAAGGGCTGCTGAGCGTCGCATTCCACCCCCGCTACCGCGAGAACGGCTGGCTCTTCGTCAACTATACCGACACCGAGGGGAATACCGTTGTCTCACGGTTCAGCGCCGAGGGCGACCGCGCCGATCCCTCCAGCGAGGAGGTGGCGCTCACAATCGAACAACCGTTTGCGAACCACAATGGCGGGCTGATCGTCTTTGGACCGGATGGCATGCTGTATGTGGGCATGGGGGACGGCGGTAGCGCCGGCGATCCGCTCGGCGCCGGACAGGATCGCTGGACTCTTTTAGGGAAGATACTACGTATCAATGTTGACACGCTTCCCTACACCATTCCCCCGGACAACCCCTGGGCAGACGGCAGCGGCGGGAGGCAGGAAGTCTGGATTCTCGGCGTGCGGAACCCGTGGCGTTTCTCGTTCGACCGCGCCACCGGCGATCTGTTCGTCGCCGATGTCGGGCAGAACCGGTTGGAAGAGGTGCATATGCTGCCCGCCGGGAAGAGCGCAGGCGCCAATCTGGGCTGGAACATCATGGAAGGAAACGAGTGCTTCCGCCGTAACGACTGTGATCGGCGCGCACTCGATCTCCCCATTGATGTCTACCCGCACAGCCTGGGATGTTCCGTGACCGGCGGGCACGTGTACCGCGGCGCAGCATTCCCCGCCTTGCAGGGGGTCTATGTGTTCGGCGACTTCTGTAGCGGGCGCATCTGGGGGCTGCGCCCGTCTGCCAGCGGATGGGAGCGCACCGAACTGTGGCAATCCAACATCCAGATAGCCGCCTTTGGAGAAGACGAAGCGGGCGAACTGTATGTCGCGGGGTACAACAATGGCGTCCTGTACCGGATCGTTGTAGAATAG
- a CDS encoding sugar phosphate isomerase/epimerase family protein has product MATNPLSLQMYTLRDQAATDYVGTLRKVKEIGYGAVEVAGVGGMSAAALRQELDAIGLMVSGAHVPIQMLESQLNAIIADMQTLGAPYLICPWMPPERRRSADDYRALARILNGIGAAVADAGLTFCYHHHDFELHLLGDTTGLHLLLHECDPRAVAFEIDVYWSAYAGVDPVQLINEFAGRAPLIHLKDMAPGSRTFAEVGHGTLDIPAILSAARTAGAQWFVVEQDVCQRPPLESVRMSYEYLKGLMSDK; this is encoded by the coding sequence ATGGCTACGAACCCGCTCTCACTCCAGATGTACACCCTGCGCGACCAGGCGGCGACCGATTATGTCGGTACGCTGCGGAAGGTGAAGGAAATCGGATACGGCGCGGTCGAAGTGGCAGGGGTCGGCGGGATGAGCGCTGCTGCGCTGCGCCAGGAACTTGACGCGATAGGGCTGATGGTCTCCGGCGCGCACGTGCCGATCCAGATGCTCGAGAGTCAACTCAACGCAATCATCGCTGATATGCAGACGTTGGGTGCGCCGTATCTGATTTGCCCATGGATGCCGCCAGAGCGCCGCCGGAGCGCCGACGACTACCGCGCTCTGGCGCGCATCCTCAACGGCATCGGCGCTGCCGTCGCCGACGCCGGGTTGACGTTCTGCTACCACCACCACGATTTTGAACTGCACCTCCTCGGCGACACGACCGGGTTGCACCTGTTGCTGCACGAATGCGACCCGCGCGCCGTTGCGTTCGAGATCGACGTGTACTGGTCAGCCTATGCAGGCGTCGATCCGGTGCAATTGATCAACGAATTCGCCGGACGCGCGCCGCTCATTCACCTGAAGGACATGGCGCCCGGCAGCAGAACGTTCGCGGAAGTTGGGCACGGCACGCTGGACATCCCCGCCATCCTGAGCGCCGCGCGCACCGCAGGCGCGCAGTGGTTTGTCGTCGAGCAGGACGTTTGCCAGCGCCCGCCACTCGAGAGTGTGCGGATGAGTTATGAGTACCTGAAGGGGCTGATGAGTGACAAGTGA
- a CDS encoding polyprenyl synthetase family protein — MPLPVPDEIVGDLAKVEQVIHARMQGRPIVAQTASAALRGMEKPYLRAALVVLAARLGRYDARRVIHAAAAAELIHFATAVHDNLINEAARRRGQPIGDQRWNGDVALMSGDYLLALAASEMALAPDARIISMYSRVVMTFCEGRLAPVTAVAPLDQALAQHEYVVESRTAALFETAARVGVVCGGSDDTLSNTLGRFGRELGMAMHIAAEVRDYEIDGPYAGHDLRAGRITLPLIYAVDAGGGADLAAVVDQHAPDTHYLTAAIDQVRRLGVPPARARMRDHAQRAMDALAFVPPGDIRNALGALADRVSHM, encoded by the coding sequence ATGCCGCTTCCAGTCCCCGACGAGATCGTCGGAGACCTGGCAAAAGTCGAACAGGTTATTCACGCGCGCATGCAAGGGCGACCGATCGTCGCTCAGACTGCAAGCGCTGCATTGCGCGGCATGGAAAAGCCGTATTTGCGCGCTGCACTGGTTGTGCTTGCAGCCCGTCTCGGTCGCTACGACGCGCGCCGCGTTATTCACGCTGCGGCAGCGGCGGAACTGATCCATTTTGCCACTGCCGTCCACGACAATCTGATCAACGAGGCAGCGCGCCGACGCGGACAACCAATCGGTGATCAGCGTTGGAACGGCGATGTGGCGCTGATGTCGGGCGATTATCTGCTGGCGCTCGCCGCTTCCGAAATGGCGCTCGCGCCCGATGCGCGCATTATCAGTATGTATTCGCGCGTTGTGATGACCTTCTGCGAGGGCCGGTTGGCGCCGGTGACGGCGGTTGCGCCGCTCGATCAGGCGCTGGCGCAGCACGAGTATGTCGTCGAAAGCCGGACTGCCGCGCTCTTCGAGACGGCGGCGCGGGTCGGCGTTGTGTGCGGCGGCAGCGATGATACGCTGTCCAATACGCTGGGACGCTTCGGCAGAGAACTTGGTATGGCAATGCACATTGCCGCCGAAGTGCGCGATTATGAAATTGATGGACCTTATGCGGGACACGACCTGCGCGCGGGCCGGATTACCCTGCCGCTGATCTATGCGGTCGATGCCGGGGGAGGGGCTGATCTGGCAGCGGTCGTCGATCAGCACGCGCCCGACACACACTACCTGACTGCTGCCATCGATCAGGTGCGTCGCCTCGGTGTTCCGCCGGCGCGCGCCAGAATGCGCGATCATGCGCAACGGGCGATGGATGCGCTGGCATTCGTCCCGCCGGGCGACATTCGCAATGCGCTCGGTGCGCTTGCCGACCGGGTCTCCCATATGTAA
- a CDS encoding alpha-amylase family glycosyl hydrolase, whose product MAVYTVRSTRHTLTVTLAELELEFSLDDGGLRALRRPDGQDVIGRGTPHAGIDVSLADTGWLTERSFARYLNHTLFNIPGGVEIVLVIGLGPLKIYDRYRVIGSLIARRISLENTGEDELALCGVRLAISGACVGAPERCRFEAPANVVRPRMPIATLRSDVRQGHWSDATTLETPAFALAPADAHGVLALHNDMLGETLACWYADTSHPARPRVEGDGNSVTLLHEIRLAERLPIEVALSVGVQMLLLERAPWHEALPRIRRMMPQRRIDVSPPSWLADTAIFVTHPMHYGDVAGLIDALDAIRRLGCATICLLPVHDIAAPHRHALEWSPMRPEDLYALRSFATLDASIGGIEGLRRVVAAAHARSMQVMIDLPLSGCAADSPYVYHHPEWFCLDQTGQFIRFSGEVDTLYFDWRNADVRSLAISEALALMEQTGIDGFRVLVARDVPPGWPLGSAFSGSSSMGVTRLIEELYAAIRQHYPDAALMTDLAGPLLASSRDLLIDQAAHHMFTQLAIGRLSVPEMQHWLADVLAIGDPGTLRACFTESHHSCVSNPLAEVLRGSRAARMILAGMVGCGYVPMIRAGQEHDQADREFIAQLLNARTRSIALRRGTVEPDGARCNDPAIFVMLRRHEEECVVTLLNASPMRRWVTLELPRSDVPEGDYLVSDLLNEPLIDGAPDVLLQHGDLTAFPVALGPFAARFLALRSAPAPVLHTSGGHIQESGNPSPHPPDG is encoded by the coding sequence ATGGCTGTATATACCGTGCGCTCCACTCGTCACACGTTGACTGTGACGCTTGCCGAACTCGAGTTGGAGTTTTCCCTCGATGATGGCGGGTTGCGCGCGCTCCGGCGACCGGATGGGCAAGACGTGATTGGGCGTGGTACGCCTCACGCCGGCATCGATGTCTCACTCGCCGACACCGGTTGGTTGACCGAACGCTCGTTTGCGCGTTATCTCAACCATACACTCTTCAACATTCCCGGTGGCGTTGAGATCGTGCTCGTCATTGGTCTTGGACCACTGAAAATCTATGATCGCTACCGGGTGATCGGGTCGCTCATCGCGCGCCGTATCAGCCTTGAGAACACAGGTGAAGACGAACTGGCGCTGTGTGGTGTGCGCCTGGCAATCAGCGGCGCATGCGTCGGTGCGCCGGAGCGCTGTCGCTTTGAAGCTCCTGCAAATGTGGTGCGTCCTCGTATGCCGATTGCGACACTGCGCAGCGATGTTCGCCAGGGCCACTGGTCGGACGCGACGACCCTCGAAACTCCGGCATTCGCCCTTGCGCCGGCCGACGCGCATGGGGTGCTGGCGCTCCATAACGATATGCTTGGCGAAACCCTGGCTTGCTGGTATGCCGACACGTCCCATCCGGCGCGTCCGCGAGTGGAAGGCGATGGCAACTCGGTTACCTTGCTCCACGAGATCCGGCTTGCCGAGCGGTTGCCGATTGAAGTGGCGCTGTCGGTTGGCGTACAGATGCTGCTGTTGGAACGCGCACCCTGGCACGAGGCATTGCCGCGTATTCGCCGGATGATGCCGCAGCGTCGAATTGATGTTTCGCCGCCATCCTGGCTGGCGGACACCGCGATATTCGTGACGCACCCGATGCACTATGGCGATGTTGCCGGCTTGATCGATGCGCTCGATGCCATCCGGCGTCTCGGTTGCGCCACGATTTGCCTTCTGCCGGTGCACGACATTGCTGCACCGCACCGGCATGCGCTGGAATGGTCCCCCATGCGACCGGAGGATCTCTATGCGTTGCGTTCCTTCGCTACTCTGGATGCGTCGATCGGCGGCATCGAGGGGTTGCGCCGTGTTGTCGCCGCTGCTCATGCGCGCAGCATGCAGGTGATGATCGATCTTCCGCTCTCCGGGTGCGCTGCCGACTCGCCGTATGTCTATCATCATCCCGAATGGTTTTGCCTTGACCAGACGGGTCAGTTCATCCGCTTCTCCGGTGAGGTCGATACCCTGTACTTCGACTGGCGCAATGCCGATGTGCGTTCGCTCGCCATCAGCGAAGCGCTGGCGCTGATGGAACAGACTGGCATCGACGGCTTCCGGGTGCTGGTCGCGCGCGACGTGCCGCCGGGGTGGCCCCTCGGTTCGGCGTTCAGCGGCAGCAGCAGTATGGGGGTGACGCGCCTGATTGAGGAATTGTATGCGGCCATCCGTCAACACTATCCTGACGCAGCGCTGATGACCGATCTGGCAGGACCGTTGCTGGCATCCAGCCGCGATCTGCTGATCGATCAGGCTGCACACCATATGTTCACTCAATTGGCAATCGGGCGCCTGAGTGTGCCCGAAATGCAGCACTGGCTCGCTGATGTGCTGGCAATTGGCGATCCCGGAACGCTGCGCGCCTGCTTCACCGAGAGTCATCATTCGTGTGTGAGCAATCCGCTGGCGGAGGTGTTGCGCGGTTCACGCGCTGCCCGCATGATCCTCGCAGGAATGGTAGGGTGCGGGTATGTGCCCATGATCCGCGCCGGTCAGGAACATGATCAGGCAGACCGGGAATTCATTGCGCAGTTGCTCAACGCGCGCACGCGCAGTATTGCGTTGCGGCGCGGAACGGTTGAACCCGACGGCGCGCGCTGCAATGATCCGGCGATCTTCGTGATGCTGCGCCGGCACGAGGAGGAGTGCGTCGTCACACTGCTGAATGCCAGCCCGATGCGTCGTTGGGTGACGCTGGAACTGCCGCGCTCCGATGTGCCAGAAGGCGACTATCTGGTGAGTGACCTGCTCAATGAGCCATTGATCGACGGAGCGCCCGATGTTCTGCTGCAACACGGCGATCTGACGGCGTTCCCTGTGGCGCTGGGTCCGTTCGCGGCGCGCTTCCTGGCGCTGCGTTCCGCACCGGCTCCGGTTTTGCACACGTCTGGTGGTCACATCCAGGAGTCAGGCAACCCATCACCCCACCCGCCTGATGGTTGA